A window of bacterium contains these coding sequences:
- a CDS encoding aldehyde dehydrogenase family protein gives EAIDVGGVMHNEAPTFRVDMMPYGGVKLSGNGREGPRWAIEEMTEPKLLVLSA, from the coding sequence CGAGGCAATCGACGTCGGCGGCGTGATGCACAATGAGGCTCCGACCTTCCGCGTGGACATGATGCCCTATGGCGGGGTCAAGCTCTCCGGCAACGGCCGTGAAGGTCCCCGCTGGGCGATCGAAGAGATGACCGAGCCGAAGCTCCTGGTCCTGAGCGCATAG
- a CDS encoding O-acetyl-ADP-ribose deacetylase, producing the protein MPAINFTIGTTRFEAARGDITHETTDAIVNAANSGLRGGGGVDGAIHRAGGPTILEECRKIGRCPVGKAVVTGAGKLKAKWVIHTVGPIYAGLPSDKTELASAYRESLARAQEIGARSIAFPSISTGAFGYPIKEAAPIAIRTVCDFVAAHPEAFDLIRFILFSDSDYSIYFAEFRKRGAQHPTIYR; encoded by the coding sequence ATGCCGGCGATCAACTTCACCATCGGGACGACCCGCTTCGAGGCGGCGCGCGGCGACATCACGCACGAGACCACCGACGCGATCGTCAATGCCGCCAATTCCGGGCTGCGCGGCGGCGGCGGCGTCGATGGCGCGATCCATCGTGCCGGCGGGCCGACCATCCTGGAAGAGTGCCGCAAGATCGGCCGTTGCCCGGTCGGCAAGGCGGTGGTGACCGGCGCGGGCAAGTTGAAGGCCAAGTGGGTCATTCACACCGTGGGGCCGATTTACGCCGGATTGCCCAGCGACAAGACCGAGCTGGCGTCCGCCTACCGCGAAAGTCTCGCCCGCGCGCAGGAAATCGGCGCGAGGTCGATCGCTTTCCCCTCGATTTCGACCGGCGCCTTCGGCTATCCGATCAAGGAGGCGGCGCCGATCGCGATCCGCACCGTCTGCGATTTTGTCGCCGCGCATCCGGAAGCGTTTGATCTGATTCGATTCATACTGTTTTCCGACTCCGACTACTCCATCTACTTCGCCGAATTCCGCAAGCGCGGCGCG